The sequence CTTCCATATTTTTTTCATTACAAACAAACTCTTTCCATTTATTGTTAAAACCAAATTCTTTTAATTTTTTTATGTTAAACATTATAACGTCGGCGTTAAAATATGTTTCCTTCCATTGCTTGTAACCATGCGAAATGTCGGCATCTTTAACGGCTGCAATATAATAGTTGTCTATGTTTGTGTCCCAAAGTTTTTGCACGTCGTCATTAAAAACTAAATCGCAGCCGAGCGTTATGGCTTTATCTATGTTTTCTGGAAGAAGGGCGGGGGTTAAAAGTCTGTATAAAGTAGCGGGGTTGCGCCCGTTTAACGGAATTTTTTCAAATTCAGGAGTATTTACGCCTATAAATGTGTAATCAAAATCTTGAATTTTTTTTAGCTTTAAAAAATTATTTTTGCTTTTTTCGGCGAGATTTCCCATAAAGAAAAAATGTATTTTATTTTCAGGAGAAGTCATTTTATGATTTGCCAAAATAGAAGCAACAGCGGTAGCGCAGTATTTTGAAAAACCGTCGCTTAAGCCGAACGCAATATTAATCATGAGAGCCTCTTAAGGTTTTTTTAAATTTTAACGGCAGTATCCATAAAGCCGTTAAAACTAACGACGCTATAAGACCTATAACTATACCTTGAGCGCCGTATTTTTTTGACATAAAATATTGCATTGCAAAATTTATAATTGTTTGAAACGGCATGTATATCCAAAATATTCTTAATGCGTTAAAACTTTGCAGCATGGACGAGAACGTGTCCGTCCAGCTTTTTACAAGCACGTAGGCGCCAAGCAAAAGTATCAGCGTTGTTGCCGGCGCAATATCAGTGTTAGGCGCTAAAAGCTGCACAATAAGTCCGGATGCAGACAATATGGCAACTGTTCCGGTTATTATAAAAAGCGTAACATAGGTAAGATATTTTTTCATCTGCGTTTTTAATTCATTATATTTCTTTTCCACATACATTTCGCTAAACATTGGCCATGAAGCTATGAGAAGCGATGAGTATATAAATGAAAAAAACATAAATACGCGCATAAATATACTGTATGTTATTATAGCTTCAGCCTGCAATGTTTGCGACATTACTATATAGTCTGCCTGAGCATAAGCCACGCCGATAACGGCTATGCCCTGAAATTTTGCAGATCTTATAATTAGAGATTTTATAGCGTCCGTATTTTTATGAAATATTTGCGTAAAGAACTTTTTAAATATTTTTATAAAAGGTATTAAAGTAAAAATAAGATTAGGCAGCGTAAAAATTATAAGCGCCGTTATTATGTCTTGGCGAACGGGAGAATATCTGTTGAGAAAAAATATCGCAGCCATTGAACATATTGCCGATATCGCCGGAATAATATTGGGAATATAACCTTTGTGCTCGGCAAAATAAACTCTGAAAACAAAATTTGATAGAACATTTACCAATGTTACTATGCCTACTATAAGCACTAACGGCATTGAACCTATGCCGTCAATACTTGAAAATTTTCTAAATAATATATCTTGAACGGGAAAAGCAAGAAAAATAATCAAGGCGGCTGCAACTATAAATAAAACTGCGGCTATTTGCAATGCGGCAAGCAGATATTTATCGTAAGATTCTTTTTTTGCACGGCATTCGGAAATAAAATTTTGCAGTGAAATTCCTACGCCGAAATCCGCAAGCACAAACCATGCGGTAAGCGAGTAGGCTATTATATAAGCCGCATAACGCTCTTCGCCAAGGTAAGACAAAAGGGTGCGTATGCTGATTATCTGCACTAAAGATACAATAATCTTGCTTGTCCACGCGCTTGCAGTAACAAGCAAGTGGCGAGGAATTTGTTTAAAGAAATTTTTAATTGTTGTTATCATTTTTAATAAACTGTTTTCTCTTGAAAGTTTTTCTGTATATAAAACGCGCAAATCTTAAAATAAAAGACGGCGTTATAATCAATGGTAAATCTTTAATCCAAAAATAAGGATAAAATTTATAGTATTTAAAACATAATGCAAAAACTTTTATTCTGTATTTTAGGTTTGCCGAGTCGCTTAATATTGCTATAAGTATATGATTGAAAACGTGATATTTTACTACGGAAGCATTTATTTGAAAATGCTCTTTTGAATGTTTTCCGAAGACAAATGCGGATATATCGTTGTATCCTACGATATCTAATTTTATTCTCGGGTAGTTTCCGTCTTGTAAAAAAGAATCGTTTGATGATCTGTAGCCTACAAGAGGGGTGGCAATTTTTAAAAGAGCGGCGCCTTTTTTAATGATTTCATAGTAAATATACGTAAGGCTGTATGCGCTGCCGATAAATCTTTTATATTTTGCAAATTCGTCCCAAAGATGTTTTTGAAATATAAAACCGCTTATGTAGCCAAACCATGCGCCGAGCTTTTTTATTATTTCCCCGGAGTTTGTATAAATTAAATCCGTTATATCCCTATTTTGCTTAACTGCCGCGCGCAGGGCGGGGTCAAACATAATTGTATTGACGGCAAAAATTCCGATATCTTTATATTTTTGTATGTATTTTAACGCAGTTGAAATTGCATCCGGAAGAAGAATATCGTCCGACGACATAAGCCATACATACTTACCGCGCGCTATTTCTTCGGCTTTTAAATAGTTGTTGTCTGCGCCCATATTTTTATTCCGGCGGAAATAAGTTATATAGGGGTGAATATTTTTAAAACTTTCAACAATTTCTTTTGTGTTATCTTCAGAAGCATTATCCGACACGCATATTTCAACTTCATCTTTTATGTTCGGCGTAATTTGGCGCGTAATACTTTCAAGCAAGTCTTTAATATAGTTTGCGCGGTTGTAAGTTGGAATGCATATTGAAAGTTTGTATTGCATATTTTATTTACCGCCTGCGGCAGAAATAATTTTTAATATACCCGCGCTGAAAGATGTTTTTGCTTTCCAATGAATATTTTTGTTTAAATGCAAATTTGCTTTTGCGTTCATTACCTCGCCGTTTCTGTAAGGGATTTTCCCAAAATTAAATTTTATTTTTGATTTTGAAATTTTTTTAATTATTTCACAAGCTTGTTTTATAGTTATTTGTTTGCCTGAACCTATTTCATATTTTGTAAACCCTGAATTTTTTTTATTTAAAATTTTAAGATACGCTTCTACGGCATCGTCAAGAAAGATAAAATCTCTTTTTTGTTCGCCTGAAGTCATATCTAAATATTTAACATTGCCGCTGCATTGTTTTATTATGTAAGGAATAAATTTTGTTTCTTCGCAGTCGCCGGCGCCGTAGAGGTGAAATATATTTGCGTCGGTAAAATTTATTTTACCGGTTTGGGCATAGTATTTGCCCCAAGATAAAAATTCTTGTTTTGTTTTTATGTAAGCGTAAAGCGGGTGATTAGCGTCCGTTATTTTTTGAAAAAACGAAGACGTGTTTATAAAGTGCGGAACTTTGTTTTTTGCGGCGTTATCTAAAAGCTCAAGCGGAAATAAGACGTTAGATTTGAAAATATCTGTAAGTTTCTCGTTTTTTTTGCCGTAGTTTGTGGCAACGTGTATTACCGCGTCTATATTTTTATTTTTCTTGAAAATTTCACAAACGTCCGTTTTGTCAACGTCTATGCTTTTTATTTTTTTAAGTAAATTTTTTATTTTTGAAACGTTTGAATGCGAACGTTTCAAAATTATAACGTTATGTTTTTTTTCAAGCAACGCCGCAAGTAGCGCGCTTCCTAAAAACCCCGTTGCGCCCGTAAGAATTATTTTCATTTTTTTGTTCCGTTTTTTCTGTTTTGAATTTTTATTTTATACAACTTAAACATTGTAAATATATAAGAAAAAATAAATTTAATAAGATTTCTTTTTGACGCACCGTTTATTCTTTTGTGAAATGTCGTCGGAATTTCTTTTATTTTAGCGTTAAATTTGTCAACAAGAAGAATTATAATCTCTTCAACTATGTCAAAGTTTGAGCATGTAAGTTTTAAACTTTTAAGTTTTACGGCGTCGTAGATTCTAAAGCTGTTTGATATGTCTTTGGCGTTTATTTTAAAAGCGACGCGATATGTAATATTTAAAATGTAAGACATAAATTTTAAAATAAACAAATTTTGTGTTTGTCCGTTTTTTACGTAACGAGAAGCTATAACTAAATCGTAAGCGTGACGGGGGGGGGTAGTTATTGCGGCGTATAAATGCAATATGTCTTTGGGGGCGTGCGAGCCGTCTGCGTCCATCATTAGAAGATATTCGTTTTTTGCAGCTTTTATTCCCGTGCGCACGGCGTCGCCGTAAGTATCGCCGTTTTCTCTGTTGACGTAAATGCAACCGGAGTTTTGGCAAACTTGTTTTGAGTTATCGTTGTCTGTTAAAGGTCCCACGGCGATAATTTCATGCGTAATGCCCGCAAGAGTTAAATATTTTTTTATTTGGGGAAGAAGAGTTTTTAAATTTTCTTCTTCTTTATATGCGGGAATTACCACGGATATGCTCACTGTAGAGTCGCCTTTGAGAAATATTTTTTACGAAGTTCGTAAAAAGATACGATAACGGAATCTGCAAATAACATAAGAAACATAGCGATAAGAGATATTCTGCGCGCAAGACCGGTTATGCTATAGCCCGCTATTTCAGGAAATTGATACGGATTTAAAAGTAATATTACAAAAAGCAAAAATATTAAATTTTTTACGGTAAGTTTTTTTTCGTTAAAAAATAAAACTATCGGCATAAGAAACAATAAAGGATAATAAACTCCCGCAGTAGAACTTAGGTAGTAAGTAGTAAATAATAAAAGAAAAATCTTTTTCCATTTAATGTTTTGAAAATATGCCGTTATAAGCGATAGCAGCGCAAATATTTTAAACATAACGACTAAAAGTTTTACTATCAGTTGAGCTCCTGCGCCGAAAGAGTGTTGAGGATATATGAAAAAAGGATACGGTATCTGCGTTTTTGAAAAAGTTTTTATGTTGTCAATACATTTAAGAACATTGTCGGCAAATCCGTGTTCTTTGGTGGTAAAAAAAAGAAACGGCGTGAAAGCCGCAATAAAAAAATAAACCGCAATTCTAAATACGGCTTTATATTCTTTATCGTATATCAAAACAATTCCAAACAGCAGCGGATATATTTTAATAGCTCCAGCCAAGGCCAAAGAAATAAACGACAGTTCTTTTATAAATTTATTTTTGTTATCGTAGGATAAAAGAAAAAATACCGATAAAACAGTTGAGACTATGGCAAAATTTCCGGTTTGATACGCGCGTATATACGCCCACGAAACAAACAAAGAAGCTACCGTTAAAAACTTTACTGCTTTGCCTCCCTGTTTTAAATCGTAAAGCGTTATAAACAGCATTAAGCTGAAAAAAATTATAAATAAATTTACGGTTATAAGATATATGTCGGAGTATCGCGCGTCTATGCCGAGTTCTAAATAATTGGCGGTTTCGGCAAAAAAATAACAAATTACGTAAACTAAAGGAAGATAGTTTTTGGGAAATGTTTCTGGAGCCGGCTGTCTGTCGTTAAAATAAACATTTTTATCGGCGGCGTAATTTGCGGGATAATAAATATCGTGAAAGTAGCCGTCATTTTTGCTTAAATCGTAAAGCCCTAACGTTTCAACTTGCAAACCTGAAGGATTTTTTGCAAGAGAGAAAATAAAACACAAACATAAAACAAGCATAGCCGATATAAAGATATGCTCTAAACGTAAATTTTGTTTTATTTTATTTATAAGCATACTCATTATTTTATCACCTGTGTCTTTGTCCACTCTAACATTTGCTTGATGCCTTCTTTGTAATTTACTTCCGGTTTCCAGCCTATAAGCTTGCGCGCTTTTTTAATGTCTGCAATAAAAACTTTTTGGTCGCTTCCGCGCGGCGGGAGTTTTGTGTAATTTAGTTTTATATCTAAAATTTTTTCAAGATAGTCAAAAAGTTCAAGGAGCGATAAACTGTTTTCAAATCCTCCTCCTATGTTAAACGCGTTGCCTTTTGCTTTGTCAATATTTTTAATACAAGAAAAATATAAACTAACCATATCTTTTGCATGTAAAACGTCTCTAACCTGTTTGCCGTTTCCGGATATTGTGAACGGCTCTTTTAAAATATCTAATTTTGTTTCCACCGCTTTTTGGCAGAACCAGCCTATCCAACCTTGATCGGCGGTTGCAAACTGTCTTCCTCCATACATGGAGCTGTGACGGAAAACGGCGGTTTTTAATCCGAACATTCTTGACCAGTCAAGCATGTATTGGTCGGCTGACCCTTTAGAACAGCCGTAAGGGGAATGAAAATCAAGCGTTACATTTTCATCAAAACCTTCCGGTTTTTCATTGCAAACGTATCTTGTTTCTTGCTGCGAGTATGTATATTGTTCCAAATCTCCGTAAACTTTATTTGTTGAAGAATAAATTATATTTGATTGAGGCGAAAATTGTCTTACGGCTTCTAAAATATTAAATGTGCCAAGCGCGTTTGTTTCAAAATCTAACCGCGGGTTTGCGATAGAGGTTGTCATTGCCACTTGCCCGGCAAGATGAAAAATTGAATCCGGCTGAAACTCTTTTACGGCTTTTGCGACGGCGTCAAAATTTTTTGTATCCTCTTTAATAAATTGAAATTTGTTTTTAGTCTGTAACCACGCAAGATTTTCTTGAGAACCTTTTCTATGCAAATTATCAAAAACAAGAACGTCGTATTTTTGTTCTAAAGCGTGCGCGGCAAGATTGCTTCCTAAAAATCCGCAGCCGCCTGTAATTAGCAGTTTCATTTCTTATATTCCTCTGAAATAAGTTTTTTTATGCCGTCTGTAAAGTTATATTTTGGTTTCCAGCCTGCGGAGTTTAGAAACGCGGGGTTTGTTTTTAAGCTCATAGGTTCTCCGTCTTTGTACTCTATGGCGCCGAAGTTTAAATTTGTTTTTGATTTGGTTAATTCTTTTATTTTTAAAGCTGCGTTTTTAAGCGAAGTTTGCAAGCCATGCCCTATTTCTACTTCTAACGGAGCATTTTGTAAATGCAGTATTTTCATATATGCGGTTACTACGTCTTCAATATAAATAAAATCTCTTAATTGTTCTCCGCCGGAAAGGTTTATTGATTCTTTATTTTCAACGCAAGCTTCTATAAGAGTGGGAAGAAATTTGGTTTTGTCGTCAAAGGGACCGTAGATATAATCTAATATTGCATTGGTAAATTGTATGTCTTGGGAATAATACTCGCCCCACTTTGCAAACTGTTGTTTTGAGAGAACGTAATTATGCATCTGTCCTTTTTTTGCAAGAGGTAAAATAGTTCCGGTGTTTATGAAAGTTTTAACTTTATTTTTTACCGAAAGTTCAAGAAGT is a genomic window of Endomicrobium proavitum containing:
- a CDS encoding glycosyltransferase family 8 protein, with amino-acid sequence MINIAFGLSDGFSKYCATAVASILANHKMTSPENKIHFFFMGNLAEKSKNNFLKLKKIQDFDYTFIGVNTPEFEKIPLNGRNPATLYRLLTPALLPENIDKAITLGCDLVFNDDVQKLWDTNIDNYYIAAVKDADISHGYKQWKETYFNADVIMFNIKKLKEFGFNNKWKEFVCNEKNMEGLEFSEQDILNSLITQKIYFLDNIFNMTGGHCFASSQETIAKTIVAHFAGAKPWQPTCIHPLKNLYFKYETLTPSKQSKFKHYAAYYIDFIKRNPLFLFKKNYRAKLKNFIFKKY
- a CDS encoding MATE family efflux transporter, which gives rise to MITTIKNFFKQIPRHLLVTASAWTSKIIVSLVQIISIRTLLSYLGEERYAAYIIAYSLTAWFVLADFGVGISLQNFISECRAKKESYDKYLLAALQIAAVLFIVAAALIIFLAFPVQDILFRKFSSIDGIGSMPLVLIVGIVTLVNVLSNFVFRVYFAEHKGYIPNIIPAISAICSMAAIFFLNRYSPVRQDIITALIIFTLPNLIFTLIPFIKIFKKFFTQIFHKNTDAIKSLIIRSAKFQGIAVIGVAYAQADYIVMSQTLQAEAIITYSIFMRVFMFFSFIYSSLLIASWPMFSEMYVEKKYNELKTQMKKYLTYVTLFIITGTVAILSASGLIVQLLAPNTDIAPATTLILLLGAYVLVKSWTDTFSSMLQSFNALRIFWIYMPFQTIINFAMQYFMSKKYGAQGIVIGLIASLVLTALWILPLKFKKTLRGSHD
- a CDS encoding glycosyltransferase family 2 protein, translated to MQYKLSICIPTYNRANYIKDLLESITRQITPNIKDEVEICVSDNASEDNTKEIVESFKNIHPYITYFRRNKNMGADNNYLKAEEIARGKYVWLMSSDDILLPDAISTALKYIQKYKDIGIFAVNTIMFDPALRAAVKQNRDITDLIYTNSGEIIKKLGAWFGYISGFIFQKHLWDEFAKYKRFIGSAYSLTYIYYEIIKKGAALLKIATPLVGYRSSNDSFLQDGNYPRIKLDIVGYNDISAFVFGKHSKEHFQINASVVKYHVFNHILIAILSDSANLKYRIKVFALCFKYYKFYPYFWIKDLPLIITPSFILRFARFIYRKTFKRKQFIKNDNNN
- a CDS encoding NAD-dependent epimerase/dehydratase family protein produces the protein MKIILTGATGFLGSALLAALLEKKHNVIILKRSHSNVSKIKNLLKKIKSIDVDKTDVCEIFKKNKNIDAVIHVATNYGKKNEKLTDIFKSNVLFPLELLDNAAKNKVPHFINTSSFFQKITDANHPLYAYIKTKQEFLSWGKYYAQTGKINFTDANIFHLYGAGDCEETKFIPYIIKQCSGNVKYLDMTSGEQKRDFIFLDDAVEAYLKILNKKNSGFTKYEIGSGKQITIKQACEIIKKISKSKIKFNFGKIPYRNGEVMNAKANLHLNKNIHWKAKTSFSAGILKIISAAGGK
- a CDS encoding glycosyltransferase family 2 protein codes for the protein MSISVVIPAYKEEENLKTLLPQIKKYLTLAGITHEIIAVGPLTDNDNSKQVCQNSGCIYVNRENGDTYGDAVRTGIKAAKNEYLLMMDADGSHAPKDILHLYAAITTPPRHAYDLVIASRYVKNGQTQNLFILKFMSYILNITYRVAFKINAKDISNSFRIYDAVKLKSLKLTCSNFDIVEEIIILLVDKFNAKIKEIPTTFHKRINGASKRNLIKFIFSYIFTMFKLYKIKIQNRKNGTKK
- a CDS encoding glycosyltransferase 87 family protein codes for the protein MSMLINKIKQNLRLEHIFISAMLVLCLCFIFSLAKNPSGLQVETLGLYDLSKNDGYFHDIYYPANYAADKNVYFNDRQPAPETFPKNYLPLVYVICYFFAETANYLELGIDARYSDIYLITVNLFIIFFSLMLFITLYDLKQGGKAVKFLTVASLFVSWAYIRAYQTGNFAIVSTVLSVFFLLSYDNKNKFIKELSFISLALAGAIKIYPLLFGIVLIYDKEYKAVFRIAVYFFIAAFTPFLFFTTKEHGFADNVLKCIDNIKTFSKTQIPYPFFIYPQHSFGAGAQLIVKLLVVMFKIFALLSLITAYFQNIKWKKIFLLLFTTYYLSSTAGVYYPLLFLMPIVLFFNEKKLTVKNLIFLLFVILLLNPYQFPEIAGYSITGLARRISLIAMFLMLFADSVIVSFYELRKKYFSKATLQ
- a CDS encoding NAD-dependent epimerase/dehydratase family protein, coding for MKLLITGGCGFLGSNLAAHALEQKYDVLVFDNLHRKGSQENLAWLQTKNKFQFIKEDTKNFDAVAKAVKEFQPDSIFHLAGQVAMTTSIANPRLDFETNALGTFNILEAVRQFSPQSNIIYSSTNKVYGDLEQYTYSQQETRYVCNEKPEGFDENVTLDFHSPYGCSKGSADQYMLDWSRMFGLKTAVFRHSSMYGGRQFATADQGWIGWFCQKAVETKLDILKEPFTISGNGKQVRDVLHAKDMVSLYFSCIKNIDKAKGNAFNIGGGFENSLSLLELFDYLEKILDIKLNYTKLPPRGSDQKVFIADIKKARKLIGWKPEVNYKEGIKQMLEWTKTQVIK
- a CDS encoding NAD-dependent epimerase/dehydratase family protein, coding for MKTILTGATGFLGSEILKVLLRENHNIIILKRTFSNTQKIKNELSAVRQYDIDKTSLASIFEENKNIDAIIHTATCYGRKNETASQIFYSNTAFPLELLELSVKNKVKTFINTGTILPLAKKGQMHNYVLSKQQFAKWGEYYSQDIQFTNAILDYIYGPFDDKTKFLPTLIEACVENKESINLSGGEQLRDFIYIEDVVTAYMKILHLQNAPLEVEIGHGLQTSLKNAALKIKELTKSKTNLNFGAIEYKDGEPMSLKTNPAFLNSAGWKPKYNFTDGIKKLISEEYKK